The Streptomyces laurentii genome contains a region encoding:
- a CDS encoding 30S ribosomal protein S20 (30S ribosomal protein S20 [Streptomyces albus J1074];~Ribosomal protein S20; cl00384;~identified by MetaGeneAnnotator; putative), with the protein MAAGLRPVWAVWGAADTVDSCVSCALSAPRRILKKHRTCKGSFVANIKSQIKRNKTNEKARLRNKAVKSSLKTAIRKAREAVAAGDLEKATVAARAASRQLDKAVSKGVIHKNSAANKKSALASKVATLQG; encoded by the coding sequence ATGGCCGCGGGGCTGCGGCCGGTTTGGGCGGTGTGGGGGGCGGCTGATACCGTGGACAGCTGTGTCTCGTGTGCCCTCTCAGCTCCGAGGCGCATCCTCAAGAAACATCGAACCTGTAAAGGCTCTTTCGTGGCGAACATCAAGTCCCAGATCAAGCGGAACAAGACCAACGAGAAGGCGCGCCTGCGCAACAAGGCCGTCAAGTCGTCGCTCAAGACCGCGATCCGCAAGGCCCGTGAGGCTGTCGCCGCCGGCGACCTCGAGAAGGCCACCGTTGCCGCTCGTGCCGCTTCGCGTCAGCTCGACAAGGCTGTCTCGAAGGGTGTCATCCACAAGAACTCCGCCGCCAACAAGAAGTCGGCGCTGGCCTCCAAGGTTGCCACCCTCCAGGGCTGA